A single Nostoc sp. PCC 7107 DNA region contains:
- a CDS encoding Fur family transcriptional regulator, which translates to MQQKADEIVKTLKRKGLRVTPQRFAVYANLLAREDHPTVDQILTNLNQDTPTSSQATVYAALQALREVGLVREVLLEEGVSRYDANVGLHHHFRCKCCGAIEDIGWDTFQCIDLNKLRSGLKAERYEVTVQGICDRCQTKYEV; encoded by the coding sequence ATGCAGCAAAAAGCTGATGAGATTGTCAAAACACTCAAGCGCAAAGGATTGCGAGTGACTCCCCAGCGCTTCGCAGTATACGCAAATCTACTGGCACGAGAAGACCATCCTACGGTAGATCAAATTCTGACAAACTTGAATCAGGATACGCCAACTTCATCCCAAGCCACTGTTTATGCGGCATTGCAAGCATTGCGCGAAGTGGGTTTAGTCAGAGAAGTGCTGTTAGAAGAAGGTGTCTCTCGTTATGATGCCAATGTGGGACTACATCATCATTTTCGCTGCAAATGTTGTGGTGCTATTGAAGATATTGGCTGGGATACATTTCAGTGTATTGATTTGAACAAACTGCGGTCTGGATTGAAAGCAGAAAGATATGAAGTGACTGTGCAGGGAATTTGCGATCGCTGTCAAACAAAGTATGAAGTCTGA
- a CDS encoding aldehyde dehydrogenase family protein — MTLLTCRNYINGQWVDATTRNVLESYNPALVSEVVATFPRSQTEDVDKAVDAARQAYSSWRKVPAPARAEYIFRVGELLLQHKEELAQLMSREMGKPLTEARGDVQEGIDCAFYSAGEGRRLFGLTTPSEMPNKFAMTVRMPIGVCALITPWNFPVAIPCWKAMPALVCGNTVILKPAEDTPACATKLVEIFAAAGLPSGVINLVHGVGEEVGKALVEHPNVDLVSFTGSSETGAFVGATCGRTHKRVCLEMGGKNAQVVMEDADLGLALDGAVWGAFGTTGQRCTATSRLILHRDIKEKFTAMLYERTSKLRLGAGYDQDTEIGPIINQKQLQRVNEYMKIAREEGAKILIGGEIASVGQLKEGNFFLPTILDNVTPDMRVAREEIFGPVVALIEVDSFEEAIAILNDTNYGLSSAIYTRDINRAFTAMRDIEAGITYINGPTIGAEVHLPFGGVKQTGNGHREAGTTALDVFTEWKSVYVDFSGNLQRAQIDNRS; from the coding sequence ATGACTTTGCTAACTTGTCGCAATTATATTAATGGTCAGTGGGTGGATGCTACCACAAGAAATGTTCTGGAAAGTTATAACCCAGCGTTGGTAAGTGAAGTTGTCGCCACCTTTCCCCGTTCTCAAACGGAGGATGTTGATAAAGCCGTCGACGCCGCCCGTCAAGCTTACAGCAGTTGGCGGAAAGTTCCCGCCCCAGCTAGAGCCGAATATATTTTCCGTGTGGGAGAATTATTACTCCAACATAAAGAAGAACTGGCTCAATTAATGAGTCGGGAAATGGGTAAACCCCTCACTGAAGCTAGGGGTGATGTGCAGGAAGGTATTGACTGTGCTTTTTATAGTGCTGGTGAAGGACGGCGGTTGTTTGGGTTAACGACACCTTCAGAAATGCCAAATAAATTTGCGATGACAGTGCGAATGCCCATTGGTGTTTGTGCTTTAATTACACCGTGGAATTTCCCTGTGGCTATTCCTTGCTGGAAAGCTATGCCGGCTTTGGTATGCGGTAATACCGTCATTCTCAAACCTGCTGAAGATACCCCGGCTTGTGCAACCAAACTGGTAGAGATTTTTGCCGCCGCAGGTTTACCATCTGGTGTAATTAACTTAGTGCATGGTGTTGGTGAAGAAGTTGGTAAAGCTTTAGTTGAACATCCTAATGTTGATTTAGTTTCGTTTACTGGTTCATCCGAAACGGGGGCTTTTGTGGGTGCAACTTGCGGACGCACTCATAAGCGTGTTTGTCTGGAGATGGGCGGTAAAAATGCCCAAGTAGTCATGGAAGATGCAGATTTAGGACTGGCTTTAGACGGTGCGGTTTGGGGGGCTTTTGGGACGACTGGGCAACGTTGTACGGCTACAAGTCGGCTGATATTGCATCGTGACATTAAAGAAAAGTTTACGGCTATGCTGTATGAGCGTACTAGTAAGTTACGCTTGGGTGCTGGTTATGACCAAGATACCGAAATTGGGCCGATAATTAATCAAAAACAATTGCAACGGGTGAATGAATATATGAAAATTGCCCGTGAAGAAGGTGCAAAAATTTTAATTGGTGGAGAAATAGCAAGTGTTGGGCAATTAAAAGAGGGTAATTTCTTTTTGCCAACTATTTTAGATAATGTTACGCCAGATATGCGTGTTGCCCGTGAAGAGATATTTGGGCCTGTAGTGGCATTAATTGAGGTTGATTCCTTTGAAGAAGCGATCGCTATTCTCAATGATACTAATTACGGTCTTTCTTCTGCCATTTATACCCGCGATATCAACCGGGCGTTTACCGCAATGCGCGACATTGAAGCAGGTATCACCTATATTAATGGCCCGACTATTGGCGCAGAGGTACATTTACCTTTCGGTGGTGTGAAACAAACAGGTAACGGCCACCGCGAAGCCGGAACCACTGCTTTAGATGTGTTCACAGAATGGAAAAGTGTGTATGTTGACTTTTCTGGTAATTTACAACGCGCCCAAATAGATAATCGAAGTTAG
- a CDS encoding serine/threonine-protein kinase, which translates to MLGNTLVGRYQIISYLGGGGFGETFVACDTQLPGSPQCVVKQLKPQVSNAATLEIARRLFDTEAQVLYRLGTHDRIPQLLAYFEENAEFYLVQEFIPGHDLSKELVPGKTFTQDQVILLLQEILEILEFVHQQNVIHRDVNPHNLLRRGDDNKLILIDFGAVKQITTQVVTPEGQTKATVAIGTPGYLPSEQAQGTPKFSSDIYAVGIIAIQALTGIPAEELEKDAETNEIIWENKVQVLPDFARFLNKMVCYDFRQRYASATVALAALKNLIRTEKQTVNISPGILQKNLTLRKHSKNFFFKLLWAIFLLTITGIAALFVINKINANNAVELSKQGNTLFELQRYQDALSAYEEAVNIRPDYAQGWNGQGKTLFKLKQYDTALMAYEKAIQIQPDYVDAWSGRGFTLQKLQRYSEAIAAFDKALQLHDDYPEIWNAKGEIFTELKQYDNAIRAYEKAINLKSDYVEAWYSKGLAWQNLKNYNEAIAAYDKALEIKSDYYQAWYNRGNSLVNLNRYEDAFTAYDKAVQYQQSYYPAWLSRGNVLITLRRYAEAVESFNQVIKNDSDNYQAWYNIGWSQHQLQRYADAITAYNKAATIKRNDYQLWYSSGNSQYNLQKYPEAITAYNRAVRYNPKHYESWYSRGNALLNLNRYQEAIASYNQAIKYKPDYQQAITARHQAENQLHKDKSKPVIVPTIPNAN; encoded by the coding sequence ATGCTGGGAAACACACTTGTTGGAAGATACCAAATTATTAGCTATTTGGGAGGCGGGGGATTTGGTGAAACCTTTGTAGCTTGTGATACTCAACTTCCAGGTTCGCCCCAATGTGTTGTCAAGCAACTCAAACCCCAAGTTAGTAATGCAGCCACCTTAGAGATAGCTAGGCGTTTATTTGATACAGAAGCTCAAGTTCTTTATAGATTAGGCACACACGATCGCATTCCCCAACTGTTAGCATATTTTGAAGAGAATGCCGAATTTTATCTTGTCCAAGAATTTATCCCCGGCCATGATTTAAGTAAAGAGTTGGTTCCGGGAAAAACTTTCACTCAAGACCAAGTTATCTTACTCTTGCAAGAAATATTAGAAATACTAGAATTTGTTCATCAACAAAATGTTATTCATCGTGATGTTAATCCCCACAATTTACTCAGACGGGGTGATGATAACAAGTTAATTTTAATTGATTTTGGTGCGGTTAAACAAATTACAACCCAAGTAGTAACGCCAGAAGGACAAACAAAAGCTACTGTCGCAATTGGTACTCCTGGTTATCTCCCTAGTGAACAAGCACAAGGTACACCAAAATTTAGCAGTGATATCTATGCAGTGGGCATAATTGCCATTCAAGCTTTGACAGGAATACCTGCTGAAGAGTTGGAAAAAGATGCTGAAACCAATGAGATTATCTGGGAAAATAAAGTGCAGGTTTTGCCAGATTTTGCCAGATTTTTAAATAAAATGGTTTGTTATGATTTTCGACAACGTTATGCTTCAGCAACGGTAGCATTAGCAGCTTTAAAAAATCTCATTCGGACTGAGAAGCAAACTGTCAATATATCTCCGGGAATTTTACAAAAAAATCTCACCCTTCGCAAGCATAGTAAAAATTTCTTTTTCAAGTTATTGTGGGCGATTTTTCTATTAACTATTACTGGTATAGCAGCTTTATTTGTAATTAATAAAATTAATGCTAACAATGCTGTAGAATTATCCAAGCAAGGAAATACACTATTTGAATTGCAACGTTATCAAGATGCTTTATCCGCCTACGAAGAAGCAGTGAATATTAGACCAGATTATGCTCAAGGATGGAATGGGCAAGGTAAAACATTATTTAAGCTAAAACAATATGATACTGCTTTGATGGCTTATGAAAAAGCAATTCAAATTCAGCCAGATTATGTAGATGCTTGGAGTGGTAGAGGTTTTACTTTACAAAAATTACAACGCTATTCAGAAGCGATCGCAGCTTTTGACAAAGCTTTACAACTCCACGATGATTATCCAGAAATTTGGAATGCTAAAGGTGAAATTTTTACAGAGTTAAAGCAATATGATAATGCAATTCGAGCGTATGAAAAAGCTATAAATTTAAAATCTGACTATGTTGAAGCTTGGTATAGTAAAGGCTTGGCTTGGCAAAATTTAAAAAATTACAATGAAGCGATCGCAGCTTACGATAAAGCTCTAGAAATTAAATCTGATTATTATCAAGCATGGTATAATCGCGGTAATTCTCTGGTAAATTTAAACCGCTACGAAGATGCTTTTACAGCTTATGATAAAGCGGTACAATATCAGCAAAGTTATTATCCAGCGTGGTTATCGAGAGGCAATGTTCTCATCACTTTACGACGCTATGCAGAAGCGGTAGAATCATTTAACCAAGTAATCAAAAATGATTCAGATAACTATCAAGCATGGTATAATATAGGTTGGTCACAACATCAGTTGCAACGCTACGCAGACGCAATCACAGCTTATAATAAAGCCGCCACTATTAAACGCAACGATTACCAATTGTGGTACAGTTCGGGAAATTCTCAATATAATTTGCAGAAATATCCAGAAGCGATCACAGCTTATAATAGAGCAGTACGTTACAATCCAAAACATTACGAAAGTTGGTACAGCCGAGGCAATGCCTTACTCAATTTAAACCGCTATCAAGAGGCGATCGCGTCTTATAATCAAGCTATTAAATATAAGCCAGATTATCAACAAGCTATAACTGCACGTCATCAAGCCGAGAATCAACTACACAAAGACAAATCAAAACCCGTCATTGTTCCCACAATACCTAATGCAAATTAA
- a CDS encoding dipeptide epimerase: MQVEVKVFTVNKRFPLTISRGTTAQTTNVWVKISHDGVEGWGEASPFGVGNHAQKTEQIKGAIEQIIPLLNTFSPLQRQQIEQLLIQQQIPSAARAAVDMAMHDWLGKFVGLPLWQIWGCDRHLIVPTSVTIGINSPAGARARARDWLNYLDVRLFKVKLGSPDGIDADQQMLLAVQQEAPHLEFFVDANGGWSLPDAIKMCHWLADLGVKYVEQPLARGQEESLAKLKQESPLPIFVDESCFTSVDIPHLANHVDGINIKLMKSGGLTEALRMVHTARAYGLQVMFGCYSDSSLANTAAAQLAPLADYLDLDSHLNLVDDPFMGVLVVEGKILPNDLPGLGVQYSAFAA; this comes from the coding sequence ATGCAAGTAGAAGTCAAGGTATTTACTGTCAATAAACGATTTCCCTTAACTATTAGTCGGGGGACAACTGCACAGACAACAAATGTATGGGTAAAAATTTCACACGATGGCGTTGAAGGCTGGGGTGAAGCATCACCGTTTGGTGTCGGGAATCACGCTCAAAAAACAGAGCAAATTAAAGGTGCAATTGAGCAAATAATCCCATTATTAAATACTTTTAGCCCTTTGCAGAGACAGCAAATTGAGCAATTATTAATTCAACAGCAGATCCCTTCTGCGGCGCGGGCGGCGGTGGATATGGCGATGCACGATTGGTTAGGTAAGTTTGTTGGTTTACCACTGTGGCAGATTTGGGGATGCGATCGCCATCTTATCGTCCCGACTTCGGTGACTATTGGTATAAATTCGCCAGCAGGCGCTAGGGCGAGGGCGCGGGACTGGTTAAATTATCTGGATGTTCGGCTGTTTAAGGTGAAATTAGGTAGCCCGGATGGTATTGATGCAGATCAGCAAATGCTGTTAGCAGTCCAACAAGAAGCGCCACATCTAGAATTTTTTGTGGATGCAAACGGTGGTTGGAGTTTGCCAGATGCAATTAAGATGTGTCATTGGCTGGCTGATTTAGGTGTAAAGTATGTAGAACAACCACTGGCACGAGGTCAGGAAGAAAGTTTAGCCAAACTTAAACAAGAGTCACCCCTACCAATTTTTGTGGATGAAAGTTGCTTTACTAGCGTTGATATTCCCCATTTGGCGAACCACGTGGATGGAATTAATATCAAACTGATGAAGTCAGGAGGCTTAACCGAAGCGTTACGGATGGTACACACAGCGCGGGCTTATGGTTTGCAAGTGATGTTTGGCTGCTATTCTGACAGTTCACTAGCTAACACAGCAGCAGCACAATTAGCACCACTCGCTGATTATTTAGATTTAGACAGTCATCTCAACTTAGTTGATGACCCATTTATGGGTGTATTAGTAGTAGAAGGAAAAATTTTACCAAACGATTTACCAGGCTTGGGGGTACAATACAGTGCGTTTGCCGCTTAA
- a CDS encoding M48 family metallopeptidase — translation MNRTRKSLLLTLSWILLSIGTSILIILTQPIAPVPAQEPTTTTVETKDTPNSENPKPNQTEKPDVATEPALTPEEITRQQKFIAADKLYLAGNISEAEKLYREVKTPFTNTDIATQERKPALLDPMQLSPGGKVYWRESEAGIAAKLQTRTEVPLKLLVEQYPEFIPGHIRYAEILKQYNRPKEAVEILERASSLYPDQPDLIKAKVTALADEKKWMEASLAARQFAILYPNDPQAEEFTQLADKNLKRYKAHIREEIRGNTLANIITGAVGYAVTGSLLGPFSALDSTILLLQGEGAVGESVAKQAKQQLPLVKDEEVLAYINEIGQKLVKVSGRTEFKYEFFVIPEEELNAFALPGGKVFINAGAIAKSNSEAEIAGLIGHELSHVVLSHGFQLVTQGNLISNVTQYLPFGGTFGQLFSLSYSRDMERQADVLGTRLIVANGYAADGLRNLMATLQKQQKNAPPTWLSSHPGGKERVSYLENLITRGNYNRYSYEGVERHTAIQVKVKQLLKEKKEREEKKRRSE, via the coding sequence ATGAACCGAACCAGGAAGTCTCTGCTGTTAACCTTGAGTTGGATATTGTTGTCGATTGGGACATCAATTTTAATTATTCTGACGCAACCGATAGCACCTGTTCCAGCCCAAGAACCTACGACTACGACTGTAGAAACAAAAGATACGCCCAATTCCGAAAATCCAAAACCAAATCAGACCGAAAAACCAGATGTGGCGACGGAACCTGCACTTACTCCCGAAGAAATTACCCGTCAACAAAAGTTTATCGCCGCAGACAAGTTATATCTCGCCGGAAATATTAGCGAGGCAGAAAAACTCTATCGGGAAGTAAAAACACCATTTACCAACACAGATATTGCAACGCAAGAACGCAAACCAGCCCTTCTTGACCCGATGCAACTATCACCAGGAGGCAAAGTTTACTGGCGAGAATCAGAAGCGGGAATTGCGGCTAAATTGCAAACTAGAACAGAAGTACCGCTGAAATTACTAGTTGAACAGTATCCCGAATTTATTCCTGGTCATATTCGCTATGCTGAGATTCTCAAGCAATATAATCGCCCCAAAGAAGCTGTAGAGATTTTAGAACGGGCATCATCACTATATCCGGATCAGCCAGATTTAATTAAAGCCAAAGTTACTGCACTGGCTGATGAAAAGAAATGGATGGAAGCATCATTAGCCGCGCGTCAATTTGCGATTCTTTATCCTAATGATCCGCAAGCAGAGGAGTTTACTCAACTTGCAGACAAAAATCTTAAACGCTACAAAGCCCATATCCGCGAAGAAATTAGAGGTAACACTCTAGCAAATATCATCACAGGTGCAGTTGGCTATGCTGTCACAGGTAGTTTGTTAGGGCCGTTTTCTGCGTTAGACTCGACCATCTTGCTGCTACAAGGAGAAGGTGCGGTGGGTGAATCGGTGGCTAAACAAGCCAAACAACAGCTACCATTAGTGAAAGATGAGGAAGTGCTGGCCTACATTAACGAAATTGGGCAGAAACTAGTGAAAGTTTCAGGCCGCACCGAATTTAAATATGAGTTTTTTGTAATTCCTGAAGAAGAACTGAATGCCTTTGCCTTACCAGGAGGTAAAGTTTTTATTAATGCTGGTGCGATCGCTAAAAGTAACTCCGAAGCTGAAATAGCTGGGTTAATTGGTCATGAATTATCTCATGTTGTTTTATCCCACGGTTTTCAACTAGTTACCCAAGGAAACCTAATTTCTAACGTTACTCAATATCTACCTTTCGGTGGTACATTTGGTCAACTCTTCTCCCTCAGCTACAGTCGTGACATGGAACGTCAAGCAGATGTTCTGGGTACTCGCTTGATTGTGGCTAATGGTTATGCTGCTGATGGGTTACGTAACTTAATGGCCACGCTGCAAAAACAACAAAAAAATGCTCCTCCTACTTGGTTATCATCCCACCCAGGCGGTAAGGAACGAGTGAGTTATCTAGAAAACTTGATTACCCGTGGTAATTACAACCGTTACAGCTATGAAGGTGTTGAACGTCACACAGCCATTCAAGTCAAAGTCAAACAACTGTTGAAAGAGAAAAAAGAACGAGAAGAGAAAAAGCGGCGTTCTGAATGA
- a CDS encoding DUF1611 domain-containing protein has product MRLPLNQRIAILLHEGTTGTQGKTGLAILRYSEAPIVAVIDKVSAGRSLPELTGIKRDVPIVESVTAALAYKPEVLVIGIAPKGGAVPDDYWVEIKDALEAGMSLVNGLHTPLATIAELNAILKPGQLIWDVRKEPPNIEVASGMARTLPCRRVLTVGTDMAIGKMSTSLELHWAAKLRGWRSKFIATGQTGLMLEGDGIALDAVRVDFAAGAVEQIVMRYGKNYDILHIEGQGSLLHPGSTATLPLIRGSQPTQLILVHRAGQTHNRNNPHVPIPPLTKVIQMYESVASAGGAFGKVPVVGIALNTAHLDELAAQEAIAQTTAETGLACTDPVRFGAGLLLDAVMRSEV; this is encoded by the coding sequence GTGCGTTTGCCGCTTAATCAACGAATCGCTATTCTGCTGCATGAAGGAACTACAGGAACACAGGGCAAAACAGGGCTGGCAATTTTACGCTACAGTGAAGCCCCGATTGTCGCAGTTATTGATAAGGTAAGTGCTGGTAGGTCTTTGCCAGAATTAACAGGTATCAAGCGTGATGTGCCGATTGTTGAATCTGTCACCGCAGCTTTGGCATATAAACCAGAAGTATTGGTAATTGGGATTGCACCCAAAGGCGGTGCTGTACCCGATGATTATTGGGTGGAAATCAAAGATGCGCTAGAAGCGGGGATGTCTTTGGTAAATGGTTTACACACACCATTGGCGACAATAGCAGAGTTAAATGCAATTCTCAAACCAGGACAGTTAATTTGGGATGTCCGCAAGGAACCACCAAATATAGAAGTAGCTAGTGGGATGGCGCGGACGCTTCCCTGTCGCCGAGTGTTGACGGTGGGAACAGATATGGCGATTGGGAAAATGTCCACTAGTTTAGAACTACACTGGGCGGCAAAATTAAGAGGTTGGCGTTCTAAGTTTATCGCTACAGGTCAAACTGGTTTGATGTTAGAAGGGGATGGTATAGCTTTAGATGCAGTCAGAGTAGATTTTGCGGCTGGTGCTGTGGAACAAATAGTGATGCGTTATGGCAAAAACTATGACATTCTGCATATTGAAGGACAAGGTTCGCTATTACATCCTGGTTCTACAGCTACCTTGCCTTTGATTCGCGGTTCTCAGCCCACACAATTGATATTAGTACATCGGGCGGGACAAACTCACAACCGGAATAATCCCCATGTCCCGATTCCGCCGTTAACGAAAGTTATTCAAATGTATGAATCTGTAGCGAGTGCGGGTGGTGCTTTTGGGAAAGTACCTGTGGTGGGTATAGCTTTGAATACTGCACATTTAGATGAGTTGGCTGCCCAAGAAGCGATCGCCCAAACGACCGCCGAAACAGGTTTAGCCTGTACTGATCCGGTGCGGTTTGGGGCTGGGTTGTTGTTAGATGCAGTGATGCGGAGTGAAGTATGA
- a CDS encoding COP23 domain-containing protein, translating into MKLQSLKLLCVSGLGLSLFLGNSAAFAQVNDGGGIVVPTTSDPYPSGSSNPVDTSTGVPTSSTGTVVTGTRFSCQNTNGQYVVMYQPESQPGRFFPWAAPAQLGGGWDPYKRCVTIAQRLEEYRPDGLQELQTGFLNNENIVCVTTEANSSCRIVLTVPRDKDPYTVRNSIFQNLVSADDGQQTTAVNTYRNNRGGVDEIYNIGRTILGGNNRQVSSSRSGINLKPFLDRKDGGTGTKLRNGVAIRRQSPTQSQGRTILSPGKFR; encoded by the coding sequence ATGAAATTACAATCCTTGAAGCTATTATGTGTAAGCGGTTTGGGCTTATCCTTGTTTTTGGGTAATTCTGCCGCCTTTGCCCAGGTTAACGACGGTGGTGGTATCGTTGTACCTACTACTTCTGATCCCTATCCATCTGGTTCATCAAATCCTGTTGATACATCAACAGGTGTACCCACTTCTTCAACAGGTACTGTAGTTACTGGCACTAGATTTAGCTGCCAAAATACTAATGGTCAATACGTTGTCATGTATCAGCCCGAAAGTCAACCAGGAAGATTCTTCCCTTGGGCGGCTCCTGCACAATTGGGCGGTGGTTGGGATCCCTATAAACGTTGTGTTACAATTGCTCAACGCTTAGAAGAATATCGTCCCGATGGCTTGCAAGAACTCCAAACAGGTTTCTTAAATAACGAAAATATTGTCTGTGTGACTACCGAAGCTAACTCTAGCTGCCGCATTGTCTTGACAGTACCACGGGACAAAGACCCATATACTGTCCGCAATAGCATTTTCCAAAATTTAGTTTCTGCGGATGATGGTCAACAAACTACGGCTGTGAATACTTATCGCAACAATAGAGGCGGAGTAGATGAAATTTACAATATCGGCCGCACAATTTTAGGTGGGAACAATCGACAAGTTAGCTCATCTAGAAGTGGAATTAATCTTAAACCTTTCCTTGATCGCAAGGATGGTGGAACTGGGACAAAATTACGCAATGGTGTCGCCATTCGCCGTCAATCTCCAACACAATCTCAAGGACGGACTATCTTAAGTCCTGGGAAATTCCGGTAA